Sequence from the Macaca fascicularis isolate 582-1 chromosome 16, T2T-MFA8v1.1 genome:
GGCAAGAAGCTGCTTTGCCATGGAAGGTTGACTTGTTTCCTGTGGGCATGTGCCCTTTGCTGTGAGGGGCCTCCTCTCACCCTTTGGTGATATACTTGGCCATCTCTCTAAGGCCTTTTGGCTACCAACAGGAAATCTGCTCCGAATTTCACTGAAacattttttcaccttttttggTGACAGTTTCTTTTCCAGGAGAGATTCCAAAGCCTGCCACAAAAACAATCAATTATTCTCTTAGTTTATCTCAGAAAAGTACGACTTTTAAtcacaaaattgaaaataagGACTCCAGGGAAATGTGTTATTAAATGGCTATCTCTAACAGTTAATataatcttaatttaaaaaacgtTATTATTTAGGATATCTAATTAATAACAATTTCTGCAAGTACTTTCAGATGTGTAGCTCACTAAagccaatagcaaagacataatGAATATGACTACTTTTAAAGGCATCCAAATCTTAAAGGATCATCATTTTAGAAATTAACAATAGTCTTCAGAACATTATCCCATCTGCTTCAAAAGCATTTTAATCATCAACAAAAATCTCATAAACTCAAATAGTCTTTCAAGTGGACACACATACTATATCTAACATACATTTTCATGAACTAAAGAATACTTAATAGGTCAATAAGAGTAGAAGATCTGTGTCTCACCTTCCTAAAAAGAGGCATATCCTCTAATAAGTTCCCACCCATTCATTACTGGGAAGTCAGGGCCCAGTCTCCACCTGGTCAGTACAGATTAAGGACAACTGAACACAGTCAGGAAGATTTAGTTCAGAGAGTAGTAACATAGTAAGACAATACACCGTGAGATGGGGTAGGGCCACAACAGGAAAAATAACCCATTTCTTGCATTTTGAAAAGCAGGGGAGATAAACattcaaaatgttgaaaaaaCATTATGTTAAAGGTACTCTTATTCAAGCTCACAATGTAGAAGAGGGACTAGAGAGTCTCTTCAGATCCTTTCTAGGATTATGAAGATGTGTACTCTAAATGAAGTTATTTCGGCCAATAAACGTTTCTTATGGATATGTTAAAAAAGCATCACATGACTTGAGATGCGGCCTGAAATTCTAAGGTCTGCATTTGTCAACAGCATTCCTCACAGTGAGCTCTATATACACGAATGCAACCAATGAAAATCACAATCATATTTGCTTGACAATGAAACTGTGAAGGCAGAAGGGGCCTTAAAGACCACCGAGAGCTGGTTAATGGTGGTAGAACCGGAGTGTCATTTAGTCTAGAATTCTCTCCACTATCCACCTTTCTTCTACAGCTAACAGCTTACTATGCCACACTAACATAAAGATCACCTTTCTATTTGTGGACGAAAATATATGGTGTAGGGGAACTAATACTAGCATGGGAGTCAGAAGACAGAATTTGATCTCTAGCTCTTAAGAAAAATAACTGTCATCTCTCCAacttttgcttttctaaaaaaGCTTAATCCGTACAACAGCAGTAAAACCCATTGCAAAGCATACTGCCAAAGACAGGTTCAAATGGCAAAATTATATGGTACCACCATGCAAACTTCAGAGAGCTATAAAATTGAGGTATCTTTGACAccagtgaaaaaagaaacaaaacaaagtttactGGATTTGTCCACGCTGATTTATAGGTGATCTCATCTATCTAGAGAAATACAAGAGCAAGAACACTATCAATTCCTGTCTAATGCATGCCAGTTGTGATTTCTAGAACTCTCTAGCTATATCACAAGATTTAAGGTTCTGATTCCATATACTGTACCTTTaagtgtttcttcttttctaaaatccATCTAAATTAAACACTGATATTCTAATCTAAGAATGCTTTACTGGTTTCCTTTTCTAtgctaatacatttttttctcaaatggcATGGGCCAGGGAATGGCACATTCCGTTTAGTTAATGAACCTGGTTTAAAGttgttatatgttttatattcaaGTCACCAATTTTTGAAGTAGTGAAATACGATAACATAGACTAGACTGTAAAAATAAcgaaataaaaataagtgtttcTTCTGCCCTCTGCAAAGCTTTTAATTCACTAGGTAATGGCTTTGTCTTGTATTCTCCATAAATCCTAATGAAACTAGGTAATAGTAAGCATTACTTCCGATACACCTCTAACAAAAATTGGAATCAATTCCATACCTCAATTTGTTGCAGAATATCTATAACCACATCAGGAACAGAAGGGTCCGCATCCAGCTTGGCAGAACAAAGCGAAAGCTGGCGAATAAGGCTGCCCAGTTCCCTACACCGAGCAGGAAGTGGATGCTCCCCTCGGTCAGTAAACTGAGTGACAAACATCTGTAAGGCCCGAATGGCTCCTCGATGGGCAGCCGCCAGCTTAGACATTGCCCATGACTGGTAATAAACAAGATGAGAGAAGTCATTTCCATACTCAGAACTTGCTAACAATCACCCAACTTCTAAGAATATGTACAGCCTGTCGTCTTTCTGTATAAAGTGCTTTCTATTGTGAAAACTTTTTCATAGTAAAGTGAGTTTAAAGTTTACAGTTTTCCAGTGACAGTCTTTTCCTTACTATTCCCAATTTCTTACACcagcagcaacaaaaataaaaatctattttttagaaCCTGTTCCTTGGAAGGCAACcatattcagaatatttaaaGTGCTCGCTCCCTCACTAACAGGTTTCTACAAGTACTGAAAATAACATTAGTGCAGAGGGCCCTACACAATACTAACAAAACACTGGGAAATGTGATTTATAAGTAATTtataatattcatatttataaatatttttaatttataaataatttaataaataatttaattgcagCATACCTTCTTagtgtgtttaattttatgtggACTCAATTTATCCAATTCTTCCTGGATTTCTTTTACCTGTTttgtaaaggggaaaaaagaaaacttcatacCTTTCCATGGATCTTTTTTGTAGAAAAGGATACATCGATATATCTCATCTTGTCCAAATATAACCATTATTAATTCAAGtcacttgaaaatgaaaaaaggctCTTCATTCATGTACCCAAAAAACAGTTACTGGTTTCCAGTTCAAGATGGTAAATAGGCAGTGTTCACCTTCATCCCTTGGTCCCCAGTGTAATAGGAATTTAACATGAAGGAGTGAAGGTGGAGGTGACTCTGGAAACGCAGGCGGACCGGATCGTGAAGTCTTACACGCCACGCTGAAGAGTTTAGCTTTCGTCCTCTAAGTTACAGAGAGCCACTAAAGTCTTTTAAGCAGAGGTCTGACATGGTAAGATTCATGTTTTAGAGCAATCTCTACGGCAGCAGTGTAGAATAAGAACTGAAATAGAACCCAAAAGAATACAGTGCAAAACCTAACTCAGGCATGCTCTTTTCAATGAAAAAGTACAGTTTTTGGTTCAAGCAATAAGGCTAACATGTGACTTCAGTGACCAGAAATGAGTAAAAGGCTTACTAATGTATAAGGCATGAAAGTCACaacaaacacttttttaaaatccATCACAACGTAAAGAATGTAAATGCCTGTGTATCAGCCACTAAAGTGTCCTCAAAGACACTTAACATGGTCTTTACTCTTTGCTGTTTACCAAATTATTTACTATTACAAGCTTCTATACATTATAAACATGAAATAGATGGGAAACAAACAAGGTCCCTTTTCTCTAAGACTGGGGTCCACAGCTAGGACCAAGGGTTCAGGGTAACTGATCCACCTGACTTCCTATGCAAAAATATGTGCTATATAACGTATAAGCatcttgggggtggggaggagaggcttTTAATAGATTCTCAAAGGTCTATGACCTCAAAAAGTCAAGAACCACTGTTTAAGGAGTTTGGCCACACCcacgcacccacacacacacacacacacacacacacacagattacaAAAAGAATGAGAATTATTTGCCCATGTGTTCAGGAAATTGAGCCTCACAAATCTCTCAGAACTCATATGGGATACTCCAGTGCTCATCTTTCTGAGACCAAAGGAAAACGGAGACTCTCTAAGGAAGCAGTACACAAGGCTGACTGCCCTACTTCTCCCTGAACTTTTCACACCTGCTGCTGGAGCACGTAGAGCATTCGGGCAGAGCGAGCAGCTTGCTCCTGTCTCCTGACACGGATTCGACGTTCTTCATCTGGATCCAAAGCTTCTTCTAGTCTAcctgaaaatattaatagttttccCCAAAAGTGGATTATAAACCATATATTAAAACTTACAAAGACTTCGATTacttacagaaataataaagttgaaaatctctggttttattaagaaaaaaatgaagctatCATAacacaaaatttcatttttcatcagcCAAGAAACCAGCAGTAACTGGTACTGTGTACTGACTGAGAGATGGAAGGGATATGAAGGCATTTACTCCATCAAGCTCCCCTCCAGCCAGAATTCCCACTGGACAACGATTTCACTATGAGGCAGctcttactattttaaaattctttatattgAGCCAAAATCTGTTATTCTTgctattttttcaaaaactttttattgGCCTGTTGTTATGTTTAGCAAGATTAGTTTTACAATGTAAAGAAGATATTAATAAATGCCTATTGATCAGCCACTAAATATGTCCTGAAAGACACTTAACATGGTCTTTACTCTTTGCTGTTTAATAGAGAATAATCAAATGTCGAATTCAAAAGAGAAATcctggccagacatggtgattcacccctgtaattccagcactttgggaggctgagacgggcagatcacctgaggtcaagagttcgaggccggcccggccaacatggcaaaaccctgtctctactaaaaatacaaaaattagccaggtgtggtggtgtgcacctgtaatcccagctactcgggaggctgaggcaggagaattgcctgaacccaggaggtggaggttgtagtgagctcagattgtgccactacactccagcctgggtgacaaaatgagactgtcttaaaaaagagaagaagaagaagaaaaaaaagatactaagATAGCATCTTATcataatcttttgttttctttttctttctgaagcagagtctcacactgttaccAGTctcacactgcaacctccacctcccgggccaagtgattctcatgcctcagcctcctcagtagctgggattacaggtccacaccaccacacccagctaatttttgtatttttagtagagatagggtttcggcatgttggccaggctggtctcaaactcctggcctcaagtgatccgcctgcctcagcctccgaaagtgctgggattacaggtgtgagccaccatgcccagccttaatcTTGATTTGAAAAGACAAGTCCTTTCTCTAACATATTAAGATAGCAAGTCTTAAAATTATTTGAGTGCCTAGAGTCTTCATGCATTTCTCAGGAAGCATACCCTTGTACACACTGGTGCTCTACATCTTCAAAAGACTGGTTCAAAGAAATTGTTTCTGGAAAACTGCCTGAAGGAGATGCAATCTATCTATTCCTTCCAGGCTGTGGTTTCCAAATACACTTACACAAATTCTTATACAAAACTCCAATATAGTCCAATTATCAAAGAAAAGGGAATCTTCAATTAGTAAAAGTGTATTTTATAAGTtcaaatttttcatatttaatctttaaaacatcAAACAATGCAAAGAATATAAGGCTGTTTTGAAGAAAGCAAAAATCTGAAGTCAGAAGTTGTACATACAGATGCAGTCTCATGAGACCTTATATGTCTAATTATTTTCATCTCGTTTGGGCTGCATGGTAGGGAGGAAATCCGGATTCACATACTTATACGAACACAAATGGAACGGGCTTAGGTGGGGGGTTTGAAGGCTCATTGCAGACGATTTCTGATGCAGCGCTTGCAGCTATCTACAAAGCAGCATTGGGAAGCACAAATGGGCCTTCGGGGCTGCTTTAAAGGGGGTCTGCAGCCAGGGGCCATCGCAAACTATTATTCGTCCATGAAAGGTTAGGTACAGAAATTTAAAGCATACATTTACGTGTTTCCATAGCAGTTTGCCACTACCGTGACATTTTTATTATAGTTCACAAAGTACTGACTTATGACACActgaaaatgtatgtaaataaaataaaccaaccCAGTCCTTCCCCACAGAGGCTTTGAAAGCTCTGTTCTAACAGTTTCCGGTATTAGGCCAGATCACCGCTCTAACAGCTCCCCGGTATTAGGCCAGATCACCGGAGCAGTGTGCCTTGTGGCTTTGTTCCCCTGCCCACAGGGCTTCAACCAAAGTGTGCAGGGGGCCATGCCACAGGCTGACACTAAGGAATGTCAAGAGAAACAAGCCACAACATTTCTGTTACTTTTATACTGGAATGTTTTTGAATTGTTCATGATATTATACAGCACACTCTTGAAGAAGACCTGCAGGAGAAATTTCTTTCTGGCCTTAATATGTGGAATCACTGTTTTCTTTACACAATTGTTTTTTTCCGTCTTAGACTTTGTAAATTCTCCAAGTGACTGAAGTCCCCTCTTTAGCTGGCTCCTAGGAAGCTCGGAAGCAAATCTGTGACTCATCCCTAGTAaatgcttttcctttccttttgcttCATTTGCCACAATGTCGTCATgtgcatttttgttttatctcaTTCAATCACAAGTATTTCTTAAAGTACCTTAAATTCTTTACATAagatgcatatatgtacatatgcataaattaaattgaaaatgcaaaaaataattcTAGACTATGTACTGCCCTAGCGCAACAGTTTCTTTTGATGCTCAACTCCATACCCCTTGCAGTCTGAAAGCTGGGCTTGATTCTCTACTTGTTAGTTATGGTAACCCCAAATTCTCCACATGGAACCAGTCTTCTACTCAGCAGGGAAATGCAAGGGCCCTGAGAACACTGCAGAACTGCAGAAAACCATATACGATGATTAAACTTCTTCCTTCCTACCCTGTGCTCATTTTACACATATACCCACAACTTCCCTTGTCACTGGTGTGTACTCACCTAAATACTGCCCAAGTGAGAACTGGTTTTACCTATAATATAAATACTTTATGCTCTTTTTTTGAGCAAATcgaaaaataattttcccagaAGAGGGAAAACATTATAGGATAATTTGCACTCAGGTCCCAGAAGACCTAAGGTTCAGCCAACATTAACGCCACCTCCTAGGCTGGGCCCTCAGTCAGTGCACATTCGAAGGGCAGCCACAGTGAAAAAGTTCTTTCATGTCCCTCTGCTGGAAAGAGGAGCTGGGGGAAGACACTGTTCAAACTCTAAGCCTAACTGTCTTGTCCTGAGTGCTCACACTCCAGTGAACCAACtcacagaaggaaggaatgaaactGCTGTAGGGGTTAAGGGTCCTCAAGGAATGCATTTAAACTACCCCATACTCACAGCCTTAAATCGAAGAAAAGAATCTAATTTTTCTCACCTTTTTTCGTTACCTCTTCAATTCTGTGGATACAACTGCTCAGTTCTTTCTGGAGTCGCTGGACTTCTAGCAGGCTTTTCTGTTCACTTATGCTTTTGTGGTCACCTGTCCTGGGATGAGGCTGAAGTCCCGGATCACGGGTGGGTGGTGAATTTGGCACAGTGAGATCTGACTGGCCTGGATGAGATGAGTAAAGGTATACTTTGGCACCCGAGCTGGAGATTTCTACTTTGGACGGCTGCTGGCTGCACTGACAGGCTGCTTGACTCTTTGATTCCTTCCTTTCCACCCTGTGGTCAGGTATTTTACACTTAGTATGTCCACACTTCCGAGAGCTTTGAGGCTGACTTCTGAGATGATGTTCTTTTATATGTTCTTCAAATTGTCTTCGTTTCACATCTCTTCTGGCTAGGTGGACAGCATAACTAAGTCTCTCTTCTGATATGacagaaaatgaaactgaacTGCCTAGGTCAGGACCAACTCTACAATCTGCATCTTTACAATGGTATGATTCATTGTATGAGTGCTTCAGTTTTTCAATTCTAATGGCATGCGGGCAAGAATATCGGATTGCCAAGTTGCTTGAATGTGTAGGAACGTTCCTATTAAACTGCAGCTGGTTCTTTAAGAAGCAAATAAAAGCAGACATCAGAAAAATTCCATACTGCACAGTTGGTACATGTCTATAaccaaatttctaaaatttcGCCACGAGATCATTAGTGCTAAGaggcatttttctattttactgatAGACACAGCCACTCTCCTACACCCTTGGGTTCATCACATACCCCGGTTCTATCCTACAATCATCCAGTCCCATACTATTATCCTTCTGTTTACTAATGTCATACTGGGACCCACTTCTAAAAGTCGACCCAGAAAGTTTCAGGCAGCAACCACTAAGTCCTTCAATTTCCCAGTTATGGACTTCTGTCCTATTTCAAAATGTCAGGCCCCAGCAAGTGACCAATATAACCCATTGGAGCTTTCTTAAAATTTGTTCCATGGATAGACCCAAGCCATCTGATAATACTTCTTCATAAGTCTTCCTGAGACTTCATTTGGTGGCTGGATCCATCTTTTACCCTGCCCCTAAGTGTACCTCACTTGAAACAGTCTACTTATGCTTTCTTACACAGGCTCAAGTTTTTGTCAGTTTTCCTCATAATAAATacaagttttgtttcattttgcactTCAACATAAGCATGTTTCCATATCCctacagtttttatttgtcattGTTGCATTTTCTGAAACCAATGAATGGTCTTTTCATGCTTAACTATAATGttattattaaacatttagattgttccagtttttccactaatAGAAATATTACCTCAATTAATATCTCCATGCATTtagttttttaaccttttaaaattatttcgtTAGGATAAATGATCTGTTCTGGGATTATCAgtttaaaggaaagaaacaattTTAAGGCTTTAAATATGTACCCTCCTTAGGTCTTCCAGAATGAACCTGTCAAAGACAGGTCAATAGCATGAGGAGAATCCATGCCTACAAATTCAATGAACCCAGTCCTGTGATGCCTTGACCTTGGAGATGACCTCCCCAGCTCTCACAATCAATGTGTTTATATAATCACAGCCATCAAGGGTCACTTAAAAATAATCCATTGTGACAAAACTTCAGGaaagtatttcagattttttaaaagtagttaaaAAGCTCACTAAAGAGAAAACAAGTAGTTACCATCTGAAAGGTACATAGACTGATGAACAGTGTTGGtcatttggggtcaggagtttgagaccagcttggccaacatggcaaaaccccatctctacttaaaaaaatacaaaaattagctaggcgtgatggcgcacgcctgtcatcccagctactcaggaggctaagacacaagaattgcttgagtctgggaggtggaggctgcagtcagccgagatcgagccactgcagtcaagcctgggtgacagagaagacggtctaaataataataataattataattattgaagtataaaaagaccaaaattcaataaaaacagGGAAAAACATATGagtaatttaccaaaaaaaaggtCCTTAGGTACGTACAAAGATGTTCAATCTcataacacaaattaaaaatacatggaaataccATCTCTTACCCAATCGATTagcagaaatttaaaagtatagtAATACACGCTGTTGGTGAGGCAGTGGGAAGCAGGCACCCTCACAGAAGAGGTGCTGGTGGTCATGCAAATTGGCATAATTCTTATGGAAGGGAATTTGGCAATCGCTAACAAAAACACACGcattcatcacttttttttttttaaattaaaaagctttagagcaggaaagaaagaaaagactcttGAAAGAGACCCAAGCAGGCAACTTGGAGGACAAGTGTCACATTTACCTTTTGACCCAGGAGtctcacttctaggaatttaccctGCAGATACACCGCCAACAATACATATGTATAGGGTTACTCTGTGCCATATTGTTTGTAATTGTAAATTACTAGAATCAATCTGAGTCCCCATGGAGGAGAGTAGCTAAATAAACAATAGTCTATCCACAAAATGCAGTAAAACgaagatgtaaaaaaaaatgaggaagatctCTGTGACACTTCTATGAATTAATGTGGCGAGATTGGAATATATTGTTTAGCAGAAAGCACTAAGTGCAAAAAGTATACTTATAATATACTACCCTTCAtataaaaaaaagacacaagaaaatatatatgcGTCTGAATGGCTTgtgcaaaaagaaacagaaaacaaaaatcagagaCTAATGAGACTAGTTATCTACAGGTAACTGGTAGAAATAGGATGGAAAGGACAGAGGGAATGGGGTAGCAGATAACTTTTCTGAATATATCGTTTTGTATATTTGGAACCATGTTAATGTTTCACATATACAcgagagacaggaagaaagaaatgaatgaacgcagggaggaagaaggaaaggaaggaaaaaaaaaatccattaaggATAGTGAAAAACCCTCAAATAAATACCAACAGAAACCAATGAACCAAACTGAATCTCAGATAAATAACATAACCATGCTAAAAagtgaatatgaaaaaaattaacccCAGTAACTTTTGAACATAGTATTTGGACTATATGCCGTCAGGCTAAATTTAGACAAATGTACTCTAAACAAATACTGAACTCTAATTTTGCAGGCTTCGTTTTGAGCAGAGACACAGATTACAATTCAGAAACGACTTTTTGTACATTCTAGAATTGagcaaaaaagtaaatatattgtgGATAATGAGAGCCAGCTTTCATGCTCTTGGACAAGGGAGTTGGAAATACGTAGTGTTGGATTTGAATTGGAAGTACTTGTGTGAACTTGTGAGTTTTAATACAAACATCTAGgcagacagacacagaaagatacatagacagaaacagaaggaagaagggaagagaaagaaagaaaggaaggaaggggaaacagATGAGAAAGTGTACATACAGATATGTGAGTATGGATGTGCATTTAtgaatgtgtgtacatgtatgtatatgcacacaaGTATACATCTATTTCCTACTTGTCCTCTGAGAGGGCCTAGAAACAGTGACAAAACAGTATCAAGGAGCACATCCAGCCCCagatagtgatttttaaaatttcattctccACTGAAGAATCAAAGTCTCCTTGGATAAACGGTTAATTCCAGGGCCAGGACAAGGAAAAGACAAGCTGAGCCTGgaacagcttttatttatttatttatttatttatttatttatgagacggagtcacccaggctggagtgcagtggtgcaatcttggctcactgcaacctctgcctcctgggttcaagtgattctcctgcctcggactcccaagtagctgagattataggtgtgcaccaccatgcttggctaatttttttgtattttttagtaaagatggggtttcaccatgttggccaggctggtcttgaactcctgacctcaaatgatcctcctgccttggcctcccaaagtgttgggattacaggcatgagccaccacacccagccttggaGTGTCTTTTTATACCATAAAGTGGTCAAAGATGGATGAGATCACGTCAAAGAGACACTGGGGCCAACTCGAAGTGGCTCTCACTGGCTAAATCAAAGACCAtttgaacatcaaaataaatatctgcacaacaaaataaataatgggaataaaaaataatactgagTCTGTGCTGAACTAAGTAAGTAAGTActaggaaaagaagggaaagttCTTCCTTATAGTAGTAAGGCAACAAGTAAATGTAGAAGGAAGAGTAAAATTAGAAATCCCCATTTGCCAACCATCATAATAAAAAACTGATTCAGGCAAAAATACTAAAAGTAGTTGGTGAAAGTTTGAGGTGTTAAAGAGACATTAACATAGTCTCCAagacaaataattacaaaaagcAAAGGAGTAACTTTACAATGAAAAAACTAGGCAGATACCACCTTAATCAAATGATGGAAGTCCACACCGCTAGTGCTGGGACTAAACTGGCAGCATGTCCTTCCTGATAGGGTGCACTGAGAAGCACTCAGTATCATTCAGTGGTTCTCCTGCCAAAAGTGCATGACCTGAACGTAATTGTGAGAAGACATCAGGCAAATCTAAATTAAGAGAAAATCCACAAATAACTAGcctatattcttaaaaaaatcaatgtcacaaaacataaaaacagaccCAGGAATCAGACTAAAGGAGACTACAGAGGCATGACAATGTAATGCACGTTATGATCTTGGATTTTCATTTGCTATAAAGGACACTATTGGGACAACTAACAAAATCTCAGTAAGGTCTGTAGATTAACTGATAGTATTCACTTAATGTTAATTTCCCGATTCTGATAATTGTACTATGGTTATATAacagaattctttatttttagggaaaaaatacTTAGAGGTAAAAGGGCACCGTGCCTGCAATTTACTCTTAAATggtttagaaaataatatatgtgtgtacagagatagtgagagagaggagggaataTGTAGCAAAATGTTAGCATTTGAGGAATCTGGGAGAAGAGTATCCAGGAATTCTG
This genomic interval carries:
- the KIAA0753 gene encoding protein moonraker isoform X10, encoding MMGPGQPASTCVHLAPRTQLDGRSDPTVLQTQVNQLQFNRNVPTHSSNLAIRYSCPHAIRIEKLKHSYNESYHCKDADCRVGPDLGSSVSFSVISEERLSYAVHLARRDVKRRQFEEHIKEHHLRSQPQSSRKCGHTKCKIPDHRVERKESKSQAACQCSQQPSKVEISSSGAKVYLYSSHPGQSDLTVPNSPPTRDPGLQPHPRTGDHKSISEQKSLLEVQRLQKELSSCIHRIEEVTKKGRLEEALDPDEERRIRVRRQEQAARSARMLYVLQQQVKEIQEELDKLSPHKIKHTKKSWAMSKLAAAHRGAIRALQMFVTQFTDRGEHPLPARCRELGSLIRQLSLCSAKLDADPSVPDVVIDILQQIEALESLLEKKLSPKKVKKCFSEIRSRFPVGSQKALERWPSISPKGERRPLTAKGTCPQETSQPSMAKQLLAESRSRCPGWSAVARSRLTATSASRVQVILLPQPPE
- the KIAA0753 gene encoding protein moonraker isoform X13, translated to MMGPGQPASTCVHLAPRTQLDGRSDPTVLQTQVNQLQFNRNVPTHSSNLAIRYSCPHAIRIEKLKHSYNESYHCKDADCRVGPDLGSSVSFSVISEERLSYAVHLARRDVKRRQFEEHIKEHHLRSQPQSSRKCGHTKCKIPDHRVERKESKSQAACQCSQQPSKVEISSSGAKVYLYSSHPGQSDLTVPNSPPTRDPGLQPHPRTGDHKSISEQKSLLEVQRLQKELSSCIHRIEEVTKKGRLEEALDPDEERRIRVRRQEQAARSARMLYVLQQQVKEIQEELDKLSPHKIKHTKKSWAMSKLAAAHRGAIRALQMFVTQFTDRGEHPLPARCRELGSLIRQLSLCSAKLDADPSVPDVVIDILQQIEVETGP
- the KIAA0753 gene encoding protein moonraker isoform X12, with amino-acid sequence MMGPGQPASTCVHLAPRTQLDGRSDPTVLQTQVNQLQFNRNVPTHSSNLAIRYSCPHAIRIEKLKHSYNESYHCKDADCRVGPDLGSSVSFSVISEERLSYAVHLARRDVKRRQFEEHIKEHHLRSQPQSSRKCGHTKCKIPDHRVERKESKSQAACQCSQQPSKVEISSSGAKVYLYSSHPGQSDLTVPNSPPTRDPGLQPHPRTGDHKSISEQKSLLEVQRLQKELSSCIHRIEEVTKKGRLEEALDPDEERRIRVRRQEQAARSARMLYVLQQQVKEIQEELDKLSPHKIKHTKKSWAMSKLAAAHRGAIRALQMFVTQFTDRGEHPLPARCRELGSLIRQLSLCSAKLDADPSVPDVVIDILQQIEVSTSLLRSFRRPRGCRVSLMY